In one Excalfactoria chinensis isolate bCotChi1 chromosome 17, bCotChi1.hap2, whole genome shotgun sequence genomic region, the following are encoded:
- the LRRC45 gene encoding leucine-rich repeat-containing protein 45 isoform X1, with product MEELRRGYARLCAAPQEAVLRRLRGSGEAPGRARLDLAEQSLSLETCGALGRLLPAAAHLAEVALGDCGLSEDGVKLLLHGLCANTTVTTLDLKGNNLRATGAEALGKLLRQNKSIRSLILEWNSLGVWEEGFSFFCQGLGANNFLQRLDLRNNQINHHGAGELAVALKRNASLQELDLRWNNIGLLGGRALLNCLQSNKTLKKLELAGNNVPSDILKAVEQAMDHNRDRQTILSETQNRTSVLSKEILNLKDEKAKQFLDLMDTIDKQREEIARSGRVSAGRVSQLQEALNEQHSIMNSLKAKLQMTEAALALSEQKVHNLGELLSAAKQEQANMAERHFAELQQQKQEGADREDKLFRDLSASNEKNLFLRNQVDELEKKCKVQQDQLFQLKQDLTNTTAELKLRAVQAEERLEMEKRRFKQSLEDVESLRLKEVDHLTQHMETSERSMQDRVQRLEAIRIALEEELSQVKAAALTERGHAEEELIKVRTQARLDEQQRLEHLEEKLRLMTEARDEAQNCCLKQKQMVSEAQVKANQLSLHADGLRRRIEELQQDLNGKEQEKVTEVNKVKVELQEQIGHLQAERTAQEGLREKIAALERQLKGDGSFRAFQVGFLSSFCRDRDRNKLSKASLQAKCLDFLYVLSSNHREALLDKEGEISVLMEKLRMKEADISRMREEEAQRASILQNAIMAYVQGSSLRK from the exons ATGGAGGAGCTGCGGCGGGGCTACGCGCGGCTGTGCGCGGCGCCGCAGGAGGCCGTGCTGAGGAGGCTGCGGGGCAGCGGGGaggcgccgggccgggcccggcTGGACCTGGCGGAGCAGAGCCTGTCGCTGGAGACGTGCGGGGCGCTGGGCCGCCTGCTGCCCGCGGCCGCTCACTTGGCCGAGGTGGCGCTCGGGGACTGCGGCCTGAGCGAGGACG GTGTGAAGCTCCTCCTGCACGGGCTGTGCGCCAACACCACCGTCACGACCTTGGATCTGAAG GGCAATAACCTGCGAGCCACAGGAGCTGAGGCGCTGGGGAAACTTCTCAGGCAGAACAAATCCATCAGGAG CCTGATCCTGGAGTGGAACAGCCTGGGTGTATGGGAGGAAGgcttctcctttttctgccaGGGACTGGGAGCAAACAACTTTCTGCAGCGGTTGGACCTGCGCAATAACCAGATCAACCATCACGGGGCAGGAGAGCTGGCTGTGGCACTGAAACGAAACGCCAGCCTTCAAGAGTTGG ATTTGCGTTGGAATAACATTGGGCTCCTGGGAGGCCGAGCTTTGCTGAACTGCCTGCAGAGCAACAAGACCCTGAAGAAGCTGGAACTGGCTGGAAACAATGTTCCCAGTGACATCCTGAAAGCTGTGG AACAAGCCATGGATCACAACCGGGACCGTCAGACTATCCTCAGCGAGACACAGAACCGAACTTCTGTGCTCAGCAAGGAGATATTGAATCTGAAGGATGAGAAGGCCAAGCAG TTCTTGGATCTGATGGACACGATAGacaaacagagagaagaaatagcCAGGAGCGGCAG GGTATCTGCAGGCCGTGTCAGccagctgcaggaagcactGAATGAGCAGCACTCTATTATGAATTCACTGAAAGCCAA GCTGCAGATGACTGAAGCTGCCCTGGCTCTGTCTGAGCAAAAGGTGCACAACCTGGGAGAGCTGCTGAGTGCCGCGAAACAGGAACAAGCCAACATGGCTGAGCGCCACtttgcagagctccagcagcaaaagcag gaAGGTGCTGATCGGGAAGACAAGCTTTTCCGTGACTTATCTGCCAGCAATGAGAAGAACTTGTTTCTGAGAAACCAG GTGGATGAGTTGGAGAAGAAGTGCAAAGTGCAGCAGGATCAGTTGTTCCAGCTAAAACAAGACTTGACCAACacaacagcagagctgaagctgCGGGCCGTGCAGGCTGAGG AGCGcttagaaatggaaaaaagaagatttaaacAAAGTCTCGAAGACGTGGAATCACTGCGCTTAAAAGAG gtggATCATTTAACACAGCACATGGAGACGAGCGAACGTTCTATGCAAGACAGAGTCCAAAGGCTGGAGGCCATCAGGATAGCCCTGGAGGAG GAGCTGAGCCAAGTCAAAGCAGCTGCTCTCACTGAGCGAGGCCATGCAGAAGAAGAGTTAATAAAGGTTCGGACTCAGGCACGGCTGGATGAG CAGCAACGACTGGAACACCTTGAAGAGAAGCTGCGGCTGATGACTGAAGCACGTGATGAAGCTCAGAACTGCTGcctcaaacaaaaacaaatggtcAGTGAGGCCCAAGTCAAGGCCAATCAATTGAGCCTGCATGCTGATGGACTCAGAAGGAGAATAGAGGAACTGCAGCAG GACCTGAACGGTAAGGAACAGGAAAAAGTGACAGAAGTAAATAAAGTGAAAGTGGAATTGCAGGAGCAGATTGGACACCTTCAGGCTGAACGTACAGCACAGGAAGGGCTGAGAGAGAAGATTGCAGCCCTGGAGAGACAGCTGAAAGGTGATGGATCCTTCCGTGCTTTTCAAGTG GGATTCTTATCCTCATTTTGTAGAGACCGTGACAGAAATAAACTGTCCAAAGCTTCACTGCAAGCAAAATGTTTGGACTTCCTGTATG tctTGTCAAGTAATCACCGAGAGGCACTGCTGGACAAAGAAGGTGAAATCTCTGTGTTGATGGAGAAGCTGAGAATGAAAGAGGCTGACATCTCCAGGATGAGGGAAGAAGAAGCCCAGCGAGCAAGTATACTGCAGAATGCCATCATGGCGTATGTGCAGGGATCCTCCTTGAGGAAATGA
- the LRRC45 gene encoding leucine-rich repeat-containing protein 45 isoform X2: MEELRRGYARLCAAPQEAVLRRLRGSGEAPGRARLDLAEQSLSLETCGALGRLLPAAAHLAEVALGDCGLSEDGVKLLLHGLCANTTVTTLDLKGNNLRATGAEALGKLLRQNKSIRSLILEWNSLGVWEEGFSFFCQGLGANNFLQRLDLRNNQINHHGAGELAVALKRNASLQELDLRWNNIGLLGGRALLNCLQSNKTLKKLELAGNNVPSDILKAVEQAMDHNRDRQTILSETQNRTSVLSKEILNLKDEKAKQFLDLMDTIDKQREEIARSGRVSAGRVSQLQEALNEQHSIMNSLKAKLQMTEAALALSEQKVHNLGELLSAAKQEQANMAERHFAELQQQKQEGADREDKLFRDLSASNEKNLFLRNQVDELEKKCKVQQDQLFQLKQDLTNTTAELKLRAVQAEERLEMEKRRFKQSLEDVESLRLKEVDHLTQHMETSERSMQDRVQRLEAIRIALEEELSQVKAAALTERGHAEEELIKVRTQARLDEQQRLEHLEEKLRLMTEARDEAQNCCLKQKQMVSEAQVKANQLSLHADGLRRRIEELQQDLNGKEQEKVTEVNKVKVELQEQIGHLQAERTAQEGLREKIAALERQLKVLSSNHREALLDKEGEISVLMEKLRMKEADISRMREEEAQRASILQNAIMAYVQGSSLRK; this comes from the exons ATGGAGGAGCTGCGGCGGGGCTACGCGCGGCTGTGCGCGGCGCCGCAGGAGGCCGTGCTGAGGAGGCTGCGGGGCAGCGGGGaggcgccgggccgggcccggcTGGACCTGGCGGAGCAGAGCCTGTCGCTGGAGACGTGCGGGGCGCTGGGCCGCCTGCTGCCCGCGGCCGCTCACTTGGCCGAGGTGGCGCTCGGGGACTGCGGCCTGAGCGAGGACG GTGTGAAGCTCCTCCTGCACGGGCTGTGCGCCAACACCACCGTCACGACCTTGGATCTGAAG GGCAATAACCTGCGAGCCACAGGAGCTGAGGCGCTGGGGAAACTTCTCAGGCAGAACAAATCCATCAGGAG CCTGATCCTGGAGTGGAACAGCCTGGGTGTATGGGAGGAAGgcttctcctttttctgccaGGGACTGGGAGCAAACAACTTTCTGCAGCGGTTGGACCTGCGCAATAACCAGATCAACCATCACGGGGCAGGAGAGCTGGCTGTGGCACTGAAACGAAACGCCAGCCTTCAAGAGTTGG ATTTGCGTTGGAATAACATTGGGCTCCTGGGAGGCCGAGCTTTGCTGAACTGCCTGCAGAGCAACAAGACCCTGAAGAAGCTGGAACTGGCTGGAAACAATGTTCCCAGTGACATCCTGAAAGCTGTGG AACAAGCCATGGATCACAACCGGGACCGTCAGACTATCCTCAGCGAGACACAGAACCGAACTTCTGTGCTCAGCAAGGAGATATTGAATCTGAAGGATGAGAAGGCCAAGCAG TTCTTGGATCTGATGGACACGATAGacaaacagagagaagaaatagcCAGGAGCGGCAG GGTATCTGCAGGCCGTGTCAGccagctgcaggaagcactGAATGAGCAGCACTCTATTATGAATTCACTGAAAGCCAA GCTGCAGATGACTGAAGCTGCCCTGGCTCTGTCTGAGCAAAAGGTGCACAACCTGGGAGAGCTGCTGAGTGCCGCGAAACAGGAACAAGCCAACATGGCTGAGCGCCACtttgcagagctccagcagcaaaagcag gaAGGTGCTGATCGGGAAGACAAGCTTTTCCGTGACTTATCTGCCAGCAATGAGAAGAACTTGTTTCTGAGAAACCAG GTGGATGAGTTGGAGAAGAAGTGCAAAGTGCAGCAGGATCAGTTGTTCCAGCTAAAACAAGACTTGACCAACacaacagcagagctgaagctgCGGGCCGTGCAGGCTGAGG AGCGcttagaaatggaaaaaagaagatttaaacAAAGTCTCGAAGACGTGGAATCACTGCGCTTAAAAGAG gtggATCATTTAACACAGCACATGGAGACGAGCGAACGTTCTATGCAAGACAGAGTCCAAAGGCTGGAGGCCATCAGGATAGCCCTGGAGGAG GAGCTGAGCCAAGTCAAAGCAGCTGCTCTCACTGAGCGAGGCCATGCAGAAGAAGAGTTAATAAAGGTTCGGACTCAGGCACGGCTGGATGAG CAGCAACGACTGGAACACCTTGAAGAGAAGCTGCGGCTGATGACTGAAGCACGTGATGAAGCTCAGAACTGCTGcctcaaacaaaaacaaatggtcAGTGAGGCCCAAGTCAAGGCCAATCAATTGAGCCTGCATGCTGATGGACTCAGAAGGAGAATAGAGGAACTGCAGCAG GACCTGAACGGTAAGGAACAGGAAAAAGTGACAGAAGTAAATAAAGTGAAAGTGGAATTGCAGGAGCAGATTGGACACCTTCAGGCTGAACGTACAGCACAGGAAGGGCTGAGAGAGAAGATTGCAGCCCTGGAGAGACAGCTGAAAG tctTGTCAAGTAATCACCGAGAGGCACTGCTGGACAAAGAAGGTGAAATCTCTGTGTTGATGGAGAAGCTGAGAATGAAAGAGGCTGACATCTCCAGGATGAGGGAAGAAGAAGCCCAGCGAGCAAGTATACTGCAGAATGCCATCATGGCGTATGTGCAGGGATCCTCCTTGAGGAAATGA
- the CENPX gene encoding centromere protein X, with the protein MEEREGGFRKDTVERLLRLHFRDGRTRVNGDALLLMAELLKVFVREAAARAVRQAQAEDLEKVDIEHVEKVLPQLLLDF; encoded by the exons ATGGAGGAGCGGGAAGGCGGCTTCAGGAAG GACACGGTGGAGCGGCTGCTGCGGCTGCATTTCCGCGACGGGAGGACGCGAg TTAACGGCGACGCGCTGCTGCTGATGGCGGAGCTGCTGAAGGTCTTCGTGCGAG AAGCGGCCGCTCGAGCGGTGCGACAGGCACAGGCGGAGGACCTGGAGAAGGTGGACATCGAGCACGTGGAGAAGGTGCTGCCCCAGCTG CTTCTAGACTTCTAG
- the LRRC45 gene encoding leucine-rich repeat-containing protein 45 isoform X3, protein MEELRRGYARLCAAPQEAVLRRLRGSGEAPGRARLDLAEQSLSLETCGALGRLLPAAAHLAEVALGDCGLSEDGVKLLLHGLCANTTVTTLDLKGNNLRATGAEALGKLLRQNKSIRSLILEWNSLGVWEEGFSFFCQGLGANNFLQRLDLRNNQINHHGAGELAVALKRNASLQELDLRWNNIGLLGGRALLNCLQSNKTLKKLELAGNNVPSDILKAVEQAMDHNRDRQTILSETQNRTSVLSKEILNLKDEKAKQFLDLMDTIDKQREEIARSGRVSAGRVSQLQEALNEQHSIMNSLKAKLQMTEAALALSEQKVHNLGELLSAAKQEQANMAERHFAELQQQKQEGADREDKLFRDLSASNEKNLFLRNQVDELEKKCKVQQDQLFQLKQDLTNTTAELKLRAVQAEERLEMEKRRFKQSLEDVESLRLKEVDHLTQHMETSERSMQDRVQRLEAIRIALEEELSQVKAAALTERGHAEEELIKVRTQARLDEQQRLEHLEEKLRLMTEARDEAQNCCLKQKQMVSEAQVKANQLSLHADGLRRRIEELQQDLNGKEQEKVTEVNKVKVELQEQIGHLQAERTAQEGLREKIAALERQLKGILILIL, encoded by the exons ATGGAGGAGCTGCGGCGGGGCTACGCGCGGCTGTGCGCGGCGCCGCAGGAGGCCGTGCTGAGGAGGCTGCGGGGCAGCGGGGaggcgccgggccgggcccggcTGGACCTGGCGGAGCAGAGCCTGTCGCTGGAGACGTGCGGGGCGCTGGGCCGCCTGCTGCCCGCGGCCGCTCACTTGGCCGAGGTGGCGCTCGGGGACTGCGGCCTGAGCGAGGACG GTGTGAAGCTCCTCCTGCACGGGCTGTGCGCCAACACCACCGTCACGACCTTGGATCTGAAG GGCAATAACCTGCGAGCCACAGGAGCTGAGGCGCTGGGGAAACTTCTCAGGCAGAACAAATCCATCAGGAG CCTGATCCTGGAGTGGAACAGCCTGGGTGTATGGGAGGAAGgcttctcctttttctgccaGGGACTGGGAGCAAACAACTTTCTGCAGCGGTTGGACCTGCGCAATAACCAGATCAACCATCACGGGGCAGGAGAGCTGGCTGTGGCACTGAAACGAAACGCCAGCCTTCAAGAGTTGG ATTTGCGTTGGAATAACATTGGGCTCCTGGGAGGCCGAGCTTTGCTGAACTGCCTGCAGAGCAACAAGACCCTGAAGAAGCTGGAACTGGCTGGAAACAATGTTCCCAGTGACATCCTGAAAGCTGTGG AACAAGCCATGGATCACAACCGGGACCGTCAGACTATCCTCAGCGAGACACAGAACCGAACTTCTGTGCTCAGCAAGGAGATATTGAATCTGAAGGATGAGAAGGCCAAGCAG TTCTTGGATCTGATGGACACGATAGacaaacagagagaagaaatagcCAGGAGCGGCAG GGTATCTGCAGGCCGTGTCAGccagctgcaggaagcactGAATGAGCAGCACTCTATTATGAATTCACTGAAAGCCAA GCTGCAGATGACTGAAGCTGCCCTGGCTCTGTCTGAGCAAAAGGTGCACAACCTGGGAGAGCTGCTGAGTGCCGCGAAACAGGAACAAGCCAACATGGCTGAGCGCCACtttgcagagctccagcagcaaaagcag gaAGGTGCTGATCGGGAAGACAAGCTTTTCCGTGACTTATCTGCCAGCAATGAGAAGAACTTGTTTCTGAGAAACCAG GTGGATGAGTTGGAGAAGAAGTGCAAAGTGCAGCAGGATCAGTTGTTCCAGCTAAAACAAGACTTGACCAACacaacagcagagctgaagctgCGGGCCGTGCAGGCTGAGG AGCGcttagaaatggaaaaaagaagatttaaacAAAGTCTCGAAGACGTGGAATCACTGCGCTTAAAAGAG gtggATCATTTAACACAGCACATGGAGACGAGCGAACGTTCTATGCAAGACAGAGTCCAAAGGCTGGAGGCCATCAGGATAGCCCTGGAGGAG GAGCTGAGCCAAGTCAAAGCAGCTGCTCTCACTGAGCGAGGCCATGCAGAAGAAGAGTTAATAAAGGTTCGGACTCAGGCACGGCTGGATGAG CAGCAACGACTGGAACACCTTGAAGAGAAGCTGCGGCTGATGACTGAAGCACGTGATGAAGCTCAGAACTGCTGcctcaaacaaaaacaaatggtcAGTGAGGCCCAAGTCAAGGCCAATCAATTGAGCCTGCATGCTGATGGACTCAGAAGGAGAATAGAGGAACTGCAGCAG GACCTGAACGGTAAGGAACAGGAAAAAGTGACAGAAGTAAATAAAGTGAAAGTGGAATTGCAGGAGCAGATTGGACACCTTCAGGCTGAACGTACAGCACAGGAAGGGCTGAGAGAGAAGATTGCAGCCCTGGAGAGACAGCTGAAAG GGATTCTTATCCTCATTTTGTAG